One stretch of Candidatus Baltobacteraceae bacterium DNA includes these proteins:
- a CDS encoding molybdenum cofactor guanylyltransferase, with protein MPERPEIGVVILAGGGATRLPKKLELEAGGVPMLVRVYRNVSVGRKTYISCAGSFSPHLDALLDCPMVVDRWPGRGPLGGLVSTMEVMETPLVFAVAGDAPFIDSTFIDRLANVWEAGDEAVVPAHPGKTGKRLEPLAALYDRAAFLREGTKALGSSNESLHATVAHMHIREFPVSREDERLFTNVNTPADYAAAIAWMA; from the coding sequence ATGCCTGAGCGACCCGAAATCGGGGTCGTGATCCTCGCCGGCGGCGGCGCGACGCGGCTTCCTAAGAAGCTCGAGCTTGAAGCAGGCGGCGTTCCGATGCTCGTTCGCGTGTATCGCAACGTCTCTGTGGGACGCAAAACGTACATCTCGTGCGCGGGCAGTTTTTCACCGCACCTCGACGCGCTACTCGACTGTCCGATGGTCGTCGATCGCTGGCCGGGCCGCGGTCCGCTCGGCGGACTCGTCTCGACGATGGAAGTCATGGAGACGCCACTGGTCTTTGCCGTCGCAGGTGATGCACCGTTCATCGATTCGACGTTCATCGATCGCCTAGCGAATGTATGGGAGGCGGGCGATGAAGCGGTCGTACCGGCGCACCCGGGCAAAACGGGTAAACGTCTCGAACCTCTGGCGGCGCTTTACGATCGCGCCGCTTTTTTACGCGAAGGTACGAAAGCGCTCGGGAGCAGCAACGAATCTCTGCACGCAACCGTCGCGCACATGCATATCCGCGAGTTTCCCGTGAGCCGCGAGGATGAGCGGCTGTTCACCAACGTCAACACGCCCGCGGACTATGCCGCGGCAATAGCCTGGATGGCTTAG
- the hemB gene encoding porphobilinogen synthase: MQLQDKRILTLVSRPRRLRANPAIRDMVRETRVNLAGLVQPMFIVAGNGVREPISSMPGVARISADVAVTEAKELASAGIRAVLLFGIPDFKDATATSNYDPHGVVQNAARAIKAALPQMLVIADLCNCEYTDHGHCGVLDARGEVENDATVEILVRTALTYAQAGVDVIAPSDMMDGRVGAIRRALDDDGYTNVSIMAYSAKYASAFYGPFREAADSTPAFGDRRSYQMDPANAREALREVFLDIDEGADVVMVKPALAYLDVVRSVRDHVDLPVAVYNVSGEYAMVKAAAQNGWIDEERIVDELLLSFARAGADIIITYFAKDYARRHA, translated from the coding sequence ATGCAGCTCCAAGATAAGCGGATCCTCACGCTCGTGAGCCGCCCCCGGCGCCTGCGGGCGAACCCAGCGATCCGCGATATGGTCCGCGAAACGCGGGTCAATCTGGCCGGCCTGGTCCAGCCAATGTTCATCGTCGCGGGGAACGGCGTGCGCGAACCCATCTCGAGCATGCCGGGCGTTGCGCGCATCTCCGCCGACGTCGCCGTCACCGAAGCGAAGGAGCTCGCGAGCGCCGGCATTCGCGCGGTGTTGCTCTTCGGGATTCCGGATTTCAAAGACGCGACCGCAACGTCGAACTACGATCCGCACGGTGTCGTGCAGAATGCCGCGCGCGCCATCAAAGCCGCGCTTCCGCAAATGCTCGTCATCGCCGATCTTTGCAATTGCGAGTACACCGATCACGGACATTGCGGCGTGCTCGATGCACGTGGTGAAGTCGAGAACGATGCAACGGTCGAGATACTGGTTCGCACGGCGCTTACGTACGCACAAGCCGGCGTCGACGTCATTGCACCCTCCGACATGATGGACGGGCGCGTCGGCGCAATCCGGCGCGCGCTCGACGACGACGGATACACGAACGTCTCGATCATGGCGTATTCGGCGAAATATGCATCCGCGTTCTATGGACCGTTCCGCGAAGCCGCCGATTCGACGCCCGCGTTCGGCGACCGGCGTAGCTATCAGATGGATCCGGCCAATGCACGTGAAGCGTTGCGCGAAGTATTCCTCGACATCGACGAAGGCGCCGACGTCGTCATGGTCAAGCCGGCGTTGGCGTATCTCGATGTCGTGCGCAGCGTACGCGATCACGTCGACCTTCCGGTCGCGGTGTACAATGTCAGCGGCGAATACGCGATGGTGAAAGCCGCCGCGCAAAACGGCTGGATCGATGAAGAGCGAATCGTCGACGAGCTGCTGCTTTCGTTCGCCCGTGCCGGCGCCGACATCATCATTACGTATTTCGCAAAGGATTACGCGCGACGGCATGCCTGA
- the hemC gene encoding hydroxymethylbilane synthase has product MYPIALNMRGRLAVVIGGGSVAERKIAVLLDAGATVRVVSPGLTPALAQLSDERRIEVQQRPFEASDVAGASLVFAATDDDTVNASVVEAARAHGILVNDASRAERGDFSTPSVHRRDSLTIAVDTSGTSPAVAKLVRERIGALVERSLSETLVCASRASRLAMTQTRLVMAKLARSGIASTVVNITTKGDQVQDRAITAIGTDNVFVRELELALRDRRADYAVHSCKDLPSTLPEDMEIVAIVERADPRDVFCSDRFENFDALPSGARVGTSSPRRRAQLAAIRGDLEYVTIRGNVDTRLRKLAEREFDAIVLAAAGIDRLGESARYSIPFPSETLVPAAAQGALAVEARRDDPLGAVLRSALNDGNAELEVIAERAFMRTMRGGCAAPIGANAVLDAASRMMIVRAAVGLDDGRVLRAERGGPATGTDEAEQLGTALAAEFASLPLERATDAAPR; this is encoded by the coding sequence GTGTATCCTATCGCGCTAAACATGCGCGGGCGTCTCGCAGTCGTCATCGGCGGCGGCAGCGTCGCCGAGCGTAAGATTGCCGTCCTTTTGGATGCCGGCGCAACGGTGCGTGTGGTCTCACCGGGTTTGACACCGGCGCTCGCGCAGCTGTCCGACGAACGTCGCATAGAAGTGCAGCAGCGACCTTTTGAGGCCTCGGACGTCGCGGGCGCTTCGCTCGTGTTCGCGGCGACGGATGACGACACGGTCAACGCCTCAGTCGTCGAAGCGGCACGTGCGCACGGGATCCTGGTCAACGATGCGAGCCGGGCCGAGCGCGGCGATTTCTCGACACCTTCGGTGCATCGCCGCGATTCGCTGACGATCGCGGTCGACACGAGCGGGACGTCTCCCGCCGTCGCAAAGCTCGTGCGCGAACGCATCGGCGCACTCGTCGAGCGCAGCCTTTCGGAAACGCTCGTATGCGCGTCGCGCGCGAGCCGGCTTGCGATGACGCAAACCCGGCTCGTCATGGCAAAGCTTGCGCGCAGCGGCATTGCATCGACCGTCGTCAACATCACGACGAAGGGCGATCAAGTGCAAGACCGTGCCATTACGGCCATCGGCACAGACAACGTCTTCGTGCGCGAGCTCGAGCTTGCACTGCGCGATCGCCGCGCTGATTATGCCGTCCATTCGTGTAAAGATCTTCCCAGCACGCTGCCTGAGGATATGGAGATTGTCGCGATCGTCGAACGCGCCGATCCCCGCGACGTCTTCTGCAGCGACCGTTTCGAAAATTTCGATGCGCTACCGAGCGGCGCGCGTGTCGGTACATCCAGCCCGCGGCGGCGCGCTCAGCTTGCGGCCATACGCGGTGATCTCGAATACGTCACGATTCGAGGCAATGTGGATACACGCTTGCGTAAGCTCGCCGAGCGCGAGTTCGATGCAATCGTTCTGGCGGCCGCCGGAATCGATCGGCTCGGAGAGAGTGCGCGCTACAGCATCCCGTTTCCAAGCGAAACGCTGGTACCAGCCGCGGCGCAAGGTGCGCTCGCAGTCGAAGCACGGCGCGACGATCCGCTCGGGGCAGTTTTGCGAAGCGCGCTCAACGATGGGAACGCTGAGCTGGAAGTGATCGCCGAGCGCGCCTTTATGCGGACCATGCGCGGCGGCTGCGCCGCACCGATCGGGGCCAATGCCGTCCTCGACGCCGCTTCGCGGATGATGATCGTCCGGGCGGCGGTAGGTCTGGATGACGGGCGAGTGCTCCGCGCCGAACGCGGAGGGCCGGCGACCGGCACGGACGAGGCCGAGCAACTGGGTACGGCCTTAGCGGCGGAATTTGCGAGCCTACCCCTCGAAAGAGCGACGGATGCAGCTCCAAGATAA
- a CDS encoding glycosyltransferase family 39 protein produces MSGAMRTALLGALVAAIATLPGLGTGTLWDNSETTYGEVAREILLTHDWVVMHLNLTPWFVQPPLYFWTAAAFAKIFGVGTFALRLPSALATVAMGATIGYATATLAGSRVGLYGAVVLSTSLMQAVIGRMAIMDALLDLAIAVGILALFRAFTGGRPVLSVIGAGLAIALGILAKGPVAFVVVAIVIVPWFVWERYSGARLSYPPVWSWFAALALLLAIDTPWFALFVSHAGPSAFDELIGHYTFGRYVGTIENQSGPIWYYVPVVILGFFPWIAYLPGAIASAWRRASTPNGLGIHVARLALVWSVVPFVFFSLAGTKLPNYLAVELPALAILVALWFDQLAQGEHRRSAVIATAVIPLTIGAVAIAIAVFARNAHILAGTEAVLGDLAIMGAIIFVGSIATLVFLWMNRTATAPYVFAATAIVMVTYTVLVGEPHAERYKPVPQLAAVIRAQAHEGDVVAIQGVAGGYGLIFYTQPHVEVIGADADAHGVLCPARRAFFITSKQRARGADIDGHEKHVVATSGNDVLLLFTSVRPEPEPC; encoded by the coding sequence ATGTCAGGCGCCATGCGCACGGCGCTCTTAGGAGCGCTTGTCGCCGCGATCGCCACGCTTCCGGGGCTCGGAACGGGGACACTTTGGGACAATAGTGAGACCACCTACGGTGAGGTCGCTCGCGAGATTTTGCTGACCCACGATTGGGTCGTTATGCATTTGAACTTGACGCCTTGGTTCGTGCAGCCGCCGCTTTACTTCTGGACCGCAGCGGCGTTCGCGAAAATCTTCGGGGTGGGCACCTTCGCCTTGCGGCTCCCCTCGGCGCTCGCAACGGTCGCGATGGGTGCGACGATCGGTTACGCGACCGCGACCCTGGCGGGCTCGCGCGTCGGCCTGTATGGAGCAGTCGTTCTCTCGACGAGCTTGATGCAAGCGGTGATCGGACGCATGGCGATCATGGACGCGCTGCTCGATCTCGCCATCGCCGTCGGGATTCTCGCACTCTTTCGCGCCTTTACCGGAGGCAGACCGGTTCTTTCGGTAATCGGCGCCGGGCTTGCAATCGCGCTCGGAATTCTCGCCAAGGGTCCCGTTGCGTTCGTCGTCGTCGCGATCGTCATCGTGCCGTGGTTCGTGTGGGAGCGATATTCGGGCGCGCGTCTGTCGTATCCGCCGGTGTGGTCGTGGTTTGCGGCGCTCGCGCTCTTGCTGGCGATCGACACGCCGTGGTTCGCGCTGTTTGTTTCGCACGCCGGCCCTTCCGCCTTCGACGAGTTGATCGGACACTACACGTTCGGCCGTTACGTCGGTACCATCGAGAATCAGAGTGGCCCGATTTGGTATTACGTGCCGGTTGTGATTCTCGGATTCTTTCCGTGGATCGCGTACTTGCCCGGAGCAATCGCGAGTGCATGGCGGCGTGCAAGCACGCCGAACGGTCTCGGCATTCACGTCGCGCGGCTCGCACTGGTGTGGAGCGTCGTGCCATTCGTCTTTTTTAGCCTGGCGGGAACGAAGCTTCCGAACTATTTAGCGGTTGAGCTGCCGGCGCTTGCGATCCTCGTTGCACTCTGGTTCGATCAGCTTGCCCAAGGCGAACATCGCCGCAGCGCCGTCATTGCGACGGCCGTCATTCCCCTTACGATCGGCGCCGTCGCAATCGCGATCGCCGTCTTTGCGCGCAACGCACACATCCTGGCCGGAACGGAAGCGGTGCTCGGTGACCTCGCGATCATGGGCGCGATCATCTTCGTCGGCTCGATCGCAACGCTCGTGTTCTTATGGATGAACCGGACTGCGACGGCACCCTACGTGTTCGCCGCAACTGCGATTGTAATGGTGACGTATACGGTCCTCGTTGGCGAGCCGCACGCCGAGCGCTACAAGCCGGTTCCGCAGCTCGCAGCGGTTATTCGCGCGCAGGCGCACGAGGGAGACGTCGTTGCGATTCAGGGCGTTGCCGGCGGCTACGGTTTGATTTTCTACACGCAACCGCACGTCGAGGTCATCGGTGCGGACGCCGATGCGCACGGCGTGCTCTGTCCGGCTCGCCGTGCGTTCTTCATCACCTCGAAGCAGCGCGCTCGCGGCGCCGACATCGACGGACATGAAAAGCACGTCGTCGCCACCTCAGGCAACGACGTGCTCTTGCTGTTTACTTCAGTTCGGCCTGAACCTGAGCCGTGCTAA